The DNA sequence GCCAAAGCTAAGAAGGCCAAAGATCGCTAGCAAAGCagcagaagctaggagagaggcacTGAGTGGAAAGGAAGGTTCCCATAGCCTTTATAATGAACCAAGTGTGTCAATACATTATCTTGGcatctagtctccagaactgtaacaTAATAAACTTCTGCTGTGTAAGCTTCCTAGTTGGTGGTACTTTATTACAGCAggcctagcaaactaatacacacATATGCTATATCTTGAAGAAAATTCCCAGAAAATCAAATTCAAAATAGGGTTGAATCAGAGGGTAACCACACTTAACCTGGTGAACATTTTGTTATGTATATAACTGttaaatcactatgctgtatacctgaaacttacatattattatatgtcaactaaactttatttagaaataaaaaataagggcacctgagggtctcagtcagttaaatatttgccttcagctcaggtcatcatcccagggtcctgggactgagccccagatctggctccctgctcagcagagagtctgctgccGCCTCTGCTTATATGTGTGAatgctttgtcaaataaataaataaaatcttaaaaaaaaaaaaaaagaaagaaagagtaagagagaataagggcacctggctggctcagtcagaacatgtgactttaatttttaaatttttttattttttaaagattttatgtatttacttgtgagagaaagagagggcgcgcgagcagggggcagaggtagaagcaggctccctactttgtagggagcctgactcagggctcaatcccaggaccatgggatcatgacctgcgctgaaggcataagcttactgagccacccaggtaccccaaacatgtgactcttgatctggggttcatgagttagagccccatgtgggatatagagattactttaaaaaaacttaaaaaaaaaaagagtaaacagttatactccataaaaataaaaatggttgaaTCAAGTAAACAAAGCAAAGAAGTTCTAACTACTTGAAATATTTAGTTGTCTTAGGCAACCAACTTAAAAAGAGTTAATACACTCATCAATTGCTGATGGCAATAGTCTTTGAAAAGACTACACAGAATAGAGACTGAGAAGAACATAAACCAAAGTTTTCTGAATGGTTTATATTAACATAATGGTTTTGAATGatctaagattttctttttttgtttgtttttttaaggattttttaatttatttgatagacaatgAGAcagcgagggaacacaagcagggggcgtgggagagggagaagcagacttcccacggagctgggagctggatgcagggcctggaaccatgacctgagccaaaggcagacagcttaacgactgagccacttagcCGCCCCtgggattttattctaaaaaaatacCAGGTCCCTCAAAGTATATGCTTTCATGTATACATACCAACAGAGGTTTAAAGGGGGGCTCCACCTTCCGAGCCAGCAATTCTTCCCAGTTAATATGCCTGAAGAATGGATGAgcctagaaaaaaagaacaggaagaaaagtCAAGGCGAATAGACTTCACTGGACTGACAAATTAACTGTCTGAAGTTACAAATCACAAAAtaagatatacttattttttagattttatttatttatttgagagagagaaaacatgcacacaagtgcggggaggggcagagggggagagagagaaagagagagaatctctcaagcagactccacgcagagcttggagcccaaaacggggtttgatcccaagaccctgagatcatgacctgagccaaaaccaagagttggatgcttaatcaactgagccacccaggtgccccccaaaataagcTATACTTTAAACAACTACACACAaccctcacaaataaataaaattagctctttcttcccttcaaaCCACCAAAAAGGCCAATCCCTACTTGAACTTCTCCAGCATCCCCAGGACCAGCTCCAAGTCGAGAAGCAGCATTTCTTTTCAGCAGCTTtaaggagggaaaataaaacaaaacactgttaAGCCTTAGtcaaattgattattttttatttagagaaTTTGCTTGTCTATATTGCTTCTCCATTTTGAGAAAATTGGCTTTATTAATTATAACTAAACATTGCTTgggaataagaaggaaaaaaatattttttaaaaaattttgtatttatttaaggagagagaacagagagagaaagcacacacaagcagCAGGCAGCGGGGAGGGtgtaagggagaagcaggggcagagggagagggagaagcagactccttgctgagcagggagcccaacgcagggctcaattccaggacctgggatcatgacctgagctgagccacccaggcaccccaaggaacgaaaatctttaaaaaatgtgtactttACCTGCAAAAACTGTAGGTTTTTTGATTAATATATATGatcctttatttaaaatgtatgttcaggggtgcctgggtggctcaatgggttaaacctctgccttcgggtcaggtcatgatcccaaggtcctgggatccagcaccacatcgagctctctgttcagcagggagtttgcttccccctccctctctgactgcctctctgcctacttgtgatccatctgtcgaataaataaataaatctttaaaaataaaataaaattaaatgtatgttcaattctatttaaattccagtagtTGAGGGTTATCATTTCAtgtcctaccttttttttttttaaaagacttatttacttatttatttatttgagagagagagagtgcagagagggagatggagaagcagactcctgctgagcagggagcctgacacagtgcttgatcccaggaccccaagatcatgacccaagccaaaggcagacacttaaccgactgagccacccaggcgcccctcgtgtCCTACCTTTTTAAGCAGATCTCTGGCTTCTTGTGTGAGGTAGGGAGGCAAATTGAGTTTACATTTGAGGATTTTGtcaattgttttctttctgttctccccAGTGAATGGGGGCTACGAGTAGAAGAGAGTGAGAAAAATtagcatataaaaattaaaatcatccaTTTCCTAAATTAGTCCGTTATGCATAAAGATCAGAAATGTATGCTGTGATATGGGCTGACTGCTAAAGATCTATAGTTTTTAAGCAACGTGACAGAAGAAATAGTAACATCTCAGAAGAAACTGGGTTTCCACTTTTAACTTTGTGTGGTAATAGGTGAGACCTGTGATTTTATGCTTTACTTtccctttttataaaataagggCAGTATCTATTTTATACCTATTTCACAGGACTGACATGACAGatcatttaaacaaaaatgtttttaaaagtaaagggCCCATACTACTACCAATAAAGCAATtagtgttaatttttatttttttttaaataacttcatcagtaacatttttaaaaagcacaggaAAGGTCTCTTGCCATAATGATTTAATAACTACTCAGCACAGACCATAATACATGCAGCTTTTAACTGTGCACCTACTGCTCCAGTCAGCATGTCATACATTAATGCTCCCAAACTCCACCAATCCACAGCACGATTGTGGCCACTTCTCATCAAGATTTCAGGGGCCctacaatgagaaaaataatacgCCTAAAAAATTCACCCATTTGCATATCATCTGaattagaagtttaaaaacaatATACCGAGCCAAATGACCCTACATAAACCAGGTGAAGGTTAGCTATCACCCCCGCCAAACCAGTTATATTTCTTGCAACATGCAGCTCACATGTATTCTATTGTTccacaaaatgtgtgtgtgactGTTCCATCGTGAATAGATTCTTTGCATAGTCCAAAGTCTGTTAGTTTCACATGACCTACAATGAAAGATCACAGCATGGTTATTCTGAGAATTCTAAGCATGTGCAGTGTTTGAATGTATCATAGAAGACAATAATCTATTCTTCCATTTAACATTTTCTgccttaaatatttgttgaagatacaAACAACTAGCAAGGTGCCATCCATAATATGGGATGCTAACTTTTTAAAGCTAACACAGTCATTTTTGGTGCCAATGATATAATATaaagggaaaatagagaaaaaagtaaaacagtttTTCCAAAGCTCTATCTTTACCTATACCTAGAATCCTCTACCATCCTGAGAAAGCAAGCCTTCAAGAAAAATTCTCTAAAGTCTGgtttaaggggtacctgggtggctcagtgggttaaagcctctgctttcagctcaggtcatggtctcagggtcctgggatcgagcccagcatcaggctctctgctcagcagggagcctgcttcctcctctcactctctctgcctgcctctctgcctacttgtgatctctgtctatcaaataaataaataaaatcttttaaaaaaatgtctggtTTAAGTACGCAAACCCTTATAAAGATATGTTGCATCATTTAAAAGTCTGACACTATACTTCAAATATATAACTTTTTACCACAGTGAACTGTGACTGGACAGTTTTTTAAATGGTCTCAGAAAATCACTGTAACAAGTTGGCTTATTCTGCTAATGCTTGccaattcagaaaaagaaatgaaattgctaTGGCAAGGGACTGTCATCTCTAATCCAAAAAGTGAAAAACTCACCACCTTACACAAAGAACACTGCAGTTCAAGCTTAGCTTTACTAAAATGTTATTAGATATAGAGTGGTTCAACCACCCCAGGAACCCTACTATTCCAGgtttatttcagagaaaagaaaaggtaatggCTTACTGATACTCTGACATACAAAAAAATATGACCTTTATTTTCACAGAACCACCTGACACACTCAGCATTATGGATCAAAGAAGTTAACTAGTCACTTCCCTATTCTATCCTTTGCCTTAGAATTCAGAATCAGAATCCaagtgtggggggatgggagcaGAACTGGGAGGGACAGAGATACATATATTCCCATGATGTACTTGGTTAAGTAGaatttctcctaaaaaaaaaaaaagggaaaacgagaaaaaaaagcacaatttgAAACATATTCATATTAGCATCAGTTGTCCACACCATTTCCTGTCCAAGAATTTAAAACCCTAAACTACCTCATGTATCATTTTGTAGACATTGAAAGCACCCCAACAGCCTGGCTGGCTGGTTGCTCCTCTGGGGTATGAGTGACCTGAGAAGTCTACCGAGCCCAGATTACTCTTGCATAAATCAAACTGTCTCTAGCAGCATGCAGTTGTAATCAAGACTCAGTCTGCTCTACATACAGCTGCACAGAGTATGAGCCTTtctgatttttatgtttgttgttaTGAACACCAAGAATAAACTGATGCCTactaaacattttctttccaagGCCACATCAAATATTTTGGTTCAATTCTAATCCTTTTCTACAGcattaataaaatttatcatAAAAAGTACTGCTTCTAATATTTATGCATCTTTTTTCATTAAGGAAAACTCAATTTATAGGGTTAAGATCTACTTTCCAATTTAAGGGACAAACCAAAACTAAAGTTGGGACTGGCTTTTGGCTCACCACATGTTATGTAAAGATTTCAAAAGAATGATAAGCTATAAAGAGCAAGGATTAAACCAGAAAACACAGTTAAGTGGTTATTCTTAACTTCCTCTAATCTCATCAATCACAATTATCTAAATACTTAAATCTCAGCAAGCATTATGATGCCATAAATTGTGAGGGAGGAGTGTATAACAGAAGTTACATGACTATGGGGCTTTGAAAGCGACCATGACCTGGGTGGGAGGATTTTAAGATGATTATTTACTATAGAATTGTTTACGGTATATCTCCACCTTGGTGATTAAGCATGATATTCTCCGGCTTCAGGTCTCTGTAGATGATCCCCTTTTGATGTAAATGCCCCAAAGCCATGGAGATTTCTGCCAAGTAAAAGCTGGAAACAAAagtgatttaataaaattaaaaagaataatatattcaaagcaGTTTATGTATGGAGcaaaattccttgaaagaaatAGACATGCACCAAAGACCAAAttagtggggatgggggtgggtatGGGGGAAAGAGATGGCATAGGATGCTGCCAAAAGGCATGGTGACATTTATGTTTCACTTATTTagtgaaactataaaatattttctttagaacaTACTACTAATTTCAAAAAAGTCCAGAATATGCCAAACTGTCACTGGCTTTTGTTCTGTTCCTAACAGGAATTAGGACAATAGTCATTCAGATCAAAGCAAatttctcccacccacccccaattTTAAAATCCCAGAGGACACAGGAACTTTGTTATTCTCAGAGATCAAGTCTTAGTTTCCAAAGATACCTTACAAATAATCTGACCCTTAGAAGCCCACTCATCCCTTAATACAGCTGCATTATTTATATACAGTTCATGCCCACAGTAtctgccctccctcctgccaGCCAGCCCACAACTATAAACTGTGTGACACTCAAATTTATCTACCTCAAAAGAATAAAGGGCTGAGTCAACCCTGTCTGGATTCGAAAAGCACAAGGCACTGCAATACTGGCTGCATAACAATGTTGCAATCCTGCAGATTACTCCAGGATGGAGAGGGTGTGTCCTAGAGGACTGAGGCAGTTTCACAGCCAGCAGGACCACAAATACAGCCTCCAACAGGGCTCAGAGAGCCTCCTCCAAAAAAGGGTACTTCATCCCTAAGGCTCTTAAATGCAGCTTCTGTGTTAGAAAAGGCCTGAAATTAAACAATGGAATGCAGTTTGGTAATTAAggtagaaaaaaacatttaagtgTTTTCTATTCAATTAATGTGTAGGATAAACTGATTTATTGTTACCCAATACTGTCATCTCACAAAAggatgtgtatatttttaatctgAAGCAGATGCCATCTTAAGAAATATAAGGGTAGATCCCATCCTGGCCATAGAATCAATCCACAGATGATGTGTGCCGGCTTATCACCTCCCTAAGACTGCACCTTGGGAACTggaaagtctaaaaaaaaagaggagatgaTTTCTGATACTTTCCATTGTTCCAGACATAAAGTTTCACCGGAAAACCACACTCACCCACAGCCAAGGCAGGCAGCTTACCAATTCAAGGAAAGAAAGCCCCAGTGAGAATGGTTCTGTTAGGAACTGGCGTGAAGAGCGTTCCACCCAAGGCCTGGGGGCAAAGGAATGATGTGACCTCCAAAAGCTGCCCCATCCCAAAGATACTTCTCCCCCTTGAAGTCCTGAGTGACTGACTGGCTCCAGAACAATTTACTGAATCATTTGGCTGCCCACAGTGGGAAAAGGGCTTTGCTTTTAATTATATGAATCATTACCTGAATCCATGCAACTGTAAAAATTTCACTTACCAGGCTGTGTCTTCCATAAATATTCCCTCTCTTTCTAACTGCATAAATAATTCTCCTcctgtgaagaaaaggaaaaggccttagaaataaaacaatcttcATTTCCAACCCATTTCTAATGAGAAgattgtgctttctcttttaaCTACAGTTAAAAGATAGCAGTTCcttaaaactaaaaaacagaTCCTAAAAACTATAGGTTTAAAACTAATTCTTCAGGATTCTATTTTTGCAGTGTTCTTATTCTTATGTGAAAACTATGTTTTGGAATTCTAGGTTTTACATCTTTAAACTTCAAAATAGTTAAAAGATTCCAGACCTGAGGTTAAAAAAGTAATCTTGGTTAAAACTTCTCTCACATTTTATCCTAAGCAGAAAAATGTTAGTATATAATTAAGCCACCCTTACAAATTACAATTCGTGAATGCCCGTATTCCATATTTTCAGATCTCTTAATCTAGATGAATCTAGCAGCAGCTTTATTAAAAGCATGGCATTGTTTTGAATATCAAGATAATAACAACTTCTATTCCATTGAATAATCTTAGAATACATGAGCCCGCAATGATGTAAATCAATGAAGAGATCAATAAATCAGGTTTTaaaatgggagagaaggaaaatctcTTTGTTACAGCAgaatgccaaataaatgaatgaggcaTGATGGAATAAGAAAAATCACTTGGCAAACATTACAGTTAATTATTTCAAGCAAGAATCAATGAATGCTAAAACTGTATATGAAAGCTTGATGAGAGATAAGAGATTTCAATAATCCCAAAGTATCTCAAGATACTTATTCATTACAAAGGGTAAACTTCTCCAGGGAAAAAAACTGGCCAACACCACCTTATAAATATGATCAAAGTGAACATCAACAGCAATGGGACAAAGATATAACATCATGAGAAGACACAATGTCACTTAGATGGTCCTCCCCAAATgcataacctgaatctaatcttGAGGAAACATCAGATAAGCCCAAATTGgtgcattctacaaaataactggtctatattcttcaaaaatgttaagGTCACAAAAGATAAAGACTGAGGAACTGTTTAGGTTAAAGGGAGCTGAGAGATATTactgtatcaatgttaatttccaaTTCTGATAATTTTAGTAGAGTTAAGATACtgtcattaattttagaaaatataaactgGAGCATTTAGGGGTAATGGGAAATCATGTCTGAAACACTCAagcaatccagaaaaaaaaagtgtgtttatatatatatatatacacacacacacacatatatatgtatacatatacatatacatagggagagaaaagaaggatgaaacaaaacaactgtaaaatgaaaacacttggGAAATCTAGGTGAAGAATATGTGGGAAGTCTTTGTACTGTTTATGCACCTTTTCTGTATAAATCCAAAATTGTCAAAATAAAGTTACTCAAAAAACGGCAACACAGTCACAAAAAAAGTTGCTAAATTCTGCATCTTTCTGTTCCATGTTACAGGCCATTGTGGAACTTCTTTTTCAGAAAACTCAGATATCTTGGCTGGAAATAGATACCTGTGATTTAGAAATGATAAGCAACAAGGTTTGAGGAGGTAGTAATCCCTGGAAATTGTGGATATCTTCCTATGTAAACTGCACAGTCTAACAAAAAAGCTACATTCAACCAAAAAACTCTGTTTAGAGATGCAATTTTGAAAATACTCAGTATCTTAAATACTCTCAGTAAGTTTTCCATTTGAGTTTAGAAATGCTTTGATAGTTCATTGGAATTATAGTATCTTACCCCCGCACAGTCAATGTGATGGCTCTGTATCATTTAGGTGTTTGTTATTTTAAGTATGATTACAAAGGGATTAGGATTAAGATAAAATTTCACAGATGGGGGAAAAAACCTAACCTTTAAAGCTCTTCATATTTGTCTGcaaaaagaaacacatggtcACATCTAAATTTCTTATGTCAATGTATTCGTCATTTTTAAGAACTATTGAATCACATTGGGGAAAAagcattttttccattggaaaataATGTTTAACCCAGTTTCTGGAGCAAATGCAAATAATTATACCAAACTGAGTGTACTGACCGCTGAGATACTCAAGGATGAGGTAGAGTTTTCCACCGGTCTGAAAGGCATAAATTAAATCCACAATGAAGGGATGCTTTACTTCCTCCAGAATATTCCGTTCTGCTTTTGTATGAGCTGTATCTTTAGCATTTCTTACTATCATTGCCTAAAGGAAAAGAGATGATCTATAAGAACAAAACAGTAGACATTTTTATTCTATAGTAACTGGAAATTCTATTTTGTGTTCTTCTTGCCAatagtttaatatttaatataattaatttaattatagttCCCACCAGAGACTGAGATAGGAGTAATGGAAGATATTCACTTCTTATATATATCTGCACTGTTTGGATTTTTTGCACTGAACATGTAAATAACCTAaagatacctttttaaaaaatgtaaacagatgAAGTTTATTCATATGTTCACTAATTATTCTATGTCTACTATGCTCCAGGCTctgtaataaaaagaagaatgaacagaAGTCTCCAGCTATTAGGAGTCCAAAGTctcagggaagagagagaagtcaaTGCAGGTAAACACAAGGTGCTATGGGAGAACAGAGGAACTACAGCTAATATGCAAGTGTTCTGGGAGGTGGCAATACCTAAACTGtatcataaaaaattattaaaatgaaacacagaggATAAAAAAAGCATTTCCAGTGCAAAACAGGCTTGAAAGGACATGTCTAGGTAATCTATAAGTAGTTCAATACGGTTAGAAGTGACTAGACATTAGGCTGGTGTTGTAGGTGGAGACCAGGAAATGGAAGGCCTAGGTACCCAGGCAAAAGCGCTTGaatcaggcgcctgggtggctcagtgggttaagccgctgccttcggctcaggtcatgatctcggggccctggggtcgagtcccacatcaggctctctgctcagcagggggcctgcttcccttcctctgcctgcctctctgcctatttgtgatctctgtcaaataaataaacaaaatcttcaaaaaaaaaaaacaaaaaagcacctGAATCTTAtctcagaggcagaggaaaaatgTTAAGGTTCTGAAAATGAGTAATCTGGCTTCAAGACAGTTTTAGTAGTAGTTCGGAGTTTTAGGGAAGAAATGAGACTAGCTGGGAGGCTAATACAGTAAACTAAATTAAGTAAGACCTGTATCTAAaaaaatgaaggtggggggcacttgtggttcagtcagttaaacgtccaattcttgattttggcggctctggtcatgatctcagggtggtgagactgagccccacattgggctccatgttggtcatggagcctacttaagttctctccctctacccctcccaaccccacctctctaaaaaaaagaaagaaagaaagaaagaaagaaagaaagaaagaaagaaagaaaggagaaaaaggaaggtgggaaaaaagaaaaggtatcatCAGCACTTGCTGACTAGGTTGAGAAGAAATGATGATACCACGGTTTCTGCATAATTAATAGGACAATGGTTATCATTCAATAACAGGAAATTAAAGTCAAAAGAGTTTTAGGAAAATGATTCATTATTTTGGATATGTACAGTCTAAATTCTAGGACTAAGTTCTGGTACATCTCCAGTAACATGAAAAACATACACACAAGATCGGTAGTTGCAATATTATTCATAAAATTGCAAtattaaaaacaacttaaatgGCCATGTATAGAATACTGGATAAAAACCTATAGACTATCTACCTAATGTgtaaaaaaagctttaaaaagaacGGGGAATTTCTCtgtgaaaccaaaacaaaaccaaaaccagtacAAAAGAGCATCCATGGCATAACAGTATTATATAGTATACCACCTTTTGTGTCAGAAAGGGGAGATAAGAACATGTACATGTATCTCCTTATATCTTCAGTAAGATAACTAAGATAAACCAAAAGCTAATGACAGTGGAAAGGTAAAAAAAAGTAACAGGACTAGACTTCTGCGAACACCTTCTGAGTAAAGCCTCAACGCTTTTAGCTTacctaaagtttttctttttctcttccctaaaTCAAATATTATTGTGATTATAAAATGGGGGTTTTTGAATTCTGAACCAtgctaatgttttatatattccaaaaataaaatgaaatcaacaaGGATGGGGGAGGGAAATAAAACTGTGAACACAACAGAAATACATAAATGCAactgaataggggcgcctgggtggctcagtgggttaaagcttctgcatttggctcaggttataatctcagggtcctggaatcgagctccacatcgcactctctgctcagcggagagcctgcttccacctctctctctgcctgtctctgtgcctacttgtgatctgtttgtcaaataaataaataagtaaatctttaatttgaaaaaattagtaaatacaATCACATAAGTAAACAAAACAGTTTTCTTAGCTTCAATGTAACAGAGAGGTAAATTAAGGATGAATTAAGTAAAGACCACTGAATTCAGCCATTAGGAGATTGGTGGTGACAAGAGTTTCATTGAAATAGTAGAGTCATTAAGTCAAAATacagtgaatgaaaaaaataataaaacatgactTCTCAAGAAATTCAGCTAAGGTGGCAAAGAGGGTAGAAGCTATCGAAAGACTTTGTGTGAAAGAAGGATCTGTTTTACTAAATATGGCAAAAGCACGAATATAcgtaaacaaaaaaagaagtcagaacagaggatggaaaaacagaaagaagtgaCAAAGACCCCTAACAGGCAGAAAGGGATGGGATCCAAAACATAAGCAGAGGGTTTAACCTTGGAAAGGATGAGGAATACATCTCCTACTAAACACTGGAGAGAAGGAAGTAAAGACAAgtaaaaatgcagattaaaaaaaaaaaaaaaagccagtgagatcttcaaaaaaaaaaaaaaatgcaga is a window from the Neovison vison isolate M4711 chromosome 5, ASM_NN_V1, whole genome shotgun sequence genome containing:
- the RPS6KB1 gene encoding ribosomal protein S6 kinase beta-1 isoform X2; this encodes MRRRRRRDGFYPAPDFRDREAEDMAGVFDIDLDQPEDAGSEDELEEGGQLNESMDHGGVGPYELGMEHCEKFEISETSVNRGPEKIRPECFELLRVLGKGGYGKVFQVRKVTGANTGKIFAMKVLKKAMIVRNAKDTAHTKAERNILEEVKHPFIVDLIYAFQTGGKLYLILEYLSGGELFMQLEREGIFMEDTACFYLAEISMALGHLHQKGIIYRDLKPENIMLNHQGHVKLTDFGLCKESIHDGTVTHTFCGTIEYMAPEILMRSGHNRAVDWWSLGALMYDMLTGAPPFTGENRKKTIDKILKCKLNLPPYLTQEARDLLKKLLKRNAASRLGAGPGDAGEVQAHPFFRHINWEELLARKVEPPFKPLLQSEEDVSQFDSKFTRQTPVDSPDDSTLSESANQVFLGFTYVAPSVLESVKEKFSFEPKIRSPRRFIGSPRTPVSYCTAVWFLMPSKAFTDAPNATGAIYSLKPPKTNVERDSFCIFFHK
- the RPS6KB1 gene encoding ribosomal protein S6 kinase beta-1 isoform X3, giving the protein MDHGGVGPYELGMEHCEKFEISETSVNRGPEKIRPECFELLRVLGKGGYGKVFQVRKVTGANTGKIFAMKVLKKAMIVRNAKDTAHTKAERNILEEVKHPFIVDLIYAFQTGGKLYLILEYLSGGELFMQLEREGIFMEDTACFYLAEISMALGHLHQKGIIYRDLKPENIMLNHQGHVKLTDFGLCKESIHDGTVTHTFCGTIEYMAPEILMRSGHNRAVDWWSLGALMYDMLTGAPPFTGENRKKTIDKILKCKLNLPPYLTQEARDLLKKLLKRNAASRLGAGPGDAGEVQAHPFFRHINWEELLARKVEPPFKPLLQSEEDVSQFDSKFTRQTPVDSPDDSTLSESANQVFLGFTYVAPSVLESVKEKFSFEPKIRSPRRFIGSPRTPVSPVKFSPGDFWGRGASASTANPQTPVEYPMETSGVEQMDVTMSGEASAPLPIRQPNSGPYKKQAFPMISKRPEHLRMNL
- the RPS6KB1 gene encoding ribosomal protein S6 kinase beta-1 isoform X5, coding for MNKLHLFTFFKKAMIVRNAKDTAHTKAERNILEEVKHPFIVDLIYAFQTGGKLYLILEYLSGGELFMQLEREGIFMEDTACFYLAEISMALGHLHQKGIIYRDLKPENIMLNHQGHVKLTDFGLCKESIHDGTVTHTFCGTIEYMAPEILMRSGHNRAVDWWSLGALMYDMLTGAPPFTGENRKKTIDKILKCKLNLPPYLTQEARDLLKKLLKRNAASRLGAGPGDAGEVQAHPFFRHINWEELLARKVEPPFKPLLQSEEDVSQFDSKFTRQTPVDSPDDSTLSESANQVFLGFTYVAPSVLESVKEKFSFEPKIRSPRRFIGSPRTPVSPVKFSPGDFWGRGASASTANPQTPVEYPMETSGVEQMDVTMSGEASAPLPIRQPNSGPYKKQAFPMISKRPEHLRMNL
- the RPS6KB1 gene encoding ribosomal protein S6 kinase beta-1 isoform X6, with translation MKVLKKAMIVRNAKDTAHTKAERNILEEVKHPFIVDLIYAFQTGGKLYLILEYLSGGELFMQLEREGIFMEDTACFYLAEISMALGHLHQKGIIYRDLKPENIMLNHQGHVKLTDFGLCKESIHDGTVTHTFCGTIEYMAPEILMRSGHNRAVDWWSLGALMYDMLTGAPPFTGENRKKTIDKILKCKLNLPPYLTQEARDLLKKLLKRNAASRLGAGPGDAGEVQAHPFFRHINWEELLARKVEPPFKPLLQSEEDVSQFDSKFTRQTPVDSPDDSTLSESANQVFLGFTYVAPSVLESVKEKFSFEPKIRSPRRFIGSPRTPVSPVKFSPGDFWGRGASASTANPQTPVEYPMETSGVEQMDVTMSGEASAPLPIRQPNSGPYKKQAFPMISKRPEHLRMNL
- the RPS6KB1 gene encoding ribosomal protein S6 kinase beta-1 isoform X4 — its product is MRRRRRRDGFYPAPDFRDREAEDMAGVFDIDLDQPEDAGSEDELEEGGQLNESMDHGGVGPYELGMEHCEKFEISETSVNRGPEKIRPECFELLRVLGKGGYGKVFQVRKVTGANTGKIFAMKVLKKAMIVRNAKDTAHTKAERNILEEVKHPFIVDLIYAFQTGGKLYLILEYLSGGELFMQLEREGIFMEDTACFYLAEISMALGHLHQKGIIYRDLKPENIMLNHQGHVKLTDFGLCKESIHDGTVTHTFCGTIEYMAPEILMRSGHNRAVDWWSLGALMYDMLTGAPPFTGENRKKTIDKILKCKLNLPPYLTQEARDLLKKLLKRNAASRLGAGPGDAGEVQAHPFFRHINWEELLARKVEPPFKPLLQSEEDVSQFDSKFTRQTPVDSPDDSTLSESANQVFLGFTYVAPSVLESVKEKFSFEPKIRSPRRFIGSPRTPVSSSLS